TTGGATCTTTAAATCTTGCAGTTTGGTGAGATTTGTTCTATCACCATGCCACGCGTTAGCTTCTCACTCGCTGCCCTaataagagtattatttaatgttttattcttttttaataataaaacgggaaaaaaactCGGTGAATTGCAGACACAGGCGCTACACGTACTTTACGGCATTACATGGCATCTATTCATTGCTCTGCCAGCAGGTTCTGACGAATCGATAGATGCCACGTGGTCCAAAAACAGTTATCCGCTTGCCGAAAGGGTATATTCGTAGTTTCGCTgcaatttctttcctttctcaCGAAATGAGAAAGCAACACGGCGCAAGAGAAGAACGGAGTAGCCGTCGGCAAGTCTCCGTTCCCTTCTAAGCTCCGCCGAGAAGCGTCGGCGAAGGGCCCATCAATCGATCTGTCCGtccagagagagtgagagagagagatatgatgCAACGATTCGCCGCAGCATTCGCCTTCGCCACGTTCTTCTTCTTTGTCTTCGTCGCCGAGTGCTCCGATAATTCCCAGGTTCTCTTCCTGCATCCAAAATCCTAATTCCTCATTTGATTCCCCAGAAAATGTAGAGCCAAAAAAAGCTCAAGTTTTTATGAAAAGGAAAGGATTTACCGCTTATAATTCATAAGATTCGAAGTTTCTTCATATGCGTTTCCCACACTATTTTCTCGTCCGCCAAAGGAGGCTAATCCGCCCAAATTTTATCATTAAGATTTCAAATTTTAGATTTGTTGCGGACTTCCTGCATGAAATTCTAATTTTTATCCTTATGTTTTTTCATTTCTGTAATGAAGGTAAAATGCAGCAAAGTTTGTGTTGCGGAGAGCTGTAATTGTAAGTCATATTCAATAATGCCAATGCTTGTTTTCAAATTTCATCTCttattttgtttcctttttttttttttttctatttgaaTATTAGCTGTTGGAATACGATACGGGAAATTTTGCGGAGTAGGGTGGACTGGGTGTCCTGGAGAGAAACCCTGCGATGATCTTGATGCTTGTTGTAAGGTTCACGATGAATGTGTAGAGAAAAAAGGTATTAGTTACTGCCATCATTTGatattatttcatattctctAATTCTCTAATGTTGTTCATGATGGTGCAAGcaatatttaaaagcaacatataTTCCTGTATGTAATTTGACATGGTGGGTGCAGCTCAAACAGCGAGATTAGTTTGTTTTGCTCTTGTTTCGTTAAATTGTGCATTATATATGTGTATCAGTGTATCCAAATAGATATGATGCACCCCAAACTGTGACATAGGCTGGGGTTGGCTTGTTTTACTCTTGTTTCATTAAATTGATTATTGTCTTGGGATGACAGATTGAGAGATTCAAACATAATAATACGGGATTCTCCCTTCGAAATCTTCTTTCTAACATGTTAAATTTATCCCTATAGCTATCaataattattccaaaatactcttttaactacccataattattctaaaatatCTTTATAATTATGTCATATTTATCCTTACTATTCATAATTATCCCAAAAATACCCTATTACTATCTACAACTATTCCAAAATGACcttatattatttaattgtttGTTATTTTCTCTAATCTCACATACTATAGAAGGGATTCTCTCTTTGGTGTCTTTTTcgaaaaatgtcaaatttatccctacGGCTATCAATGATTATTCTAAAATACTCTTTTTAACT
This window of the Malania oleifera isolate guangnan ecotype guangnan chromosome 6, ASM2987363v1, whole genome shotgun sequence genome carries:
- the LOC131158042 gene encoding probable phospholipase A2 homolog 1; protein product: MMQRFAAAFAFATFFFFVFVAECSDNSQVKCSKVCVAESCNSVGIRYGKFCGVGWTGCPGEKPCDDLDACCKVHDECVEKKGLINVKCHEKFKSCIKKVQKSGKVGFSRECPYETAVPTMVQGMDMAILFSQLGSSKFEL